Within the Planctomycetota bacterium genome, the region CGGGATGATTCGTCTCAGCACGCGCCGCATGGGATAGCTCCGCCGTCCCTTCTTCACGGTTCCCCGGACAGTATCGGCGAATCCGTCGCCGGAGGTTGACGCGCCGATCCGCCGATTACTCGGCCGTCGCCCCGTCGCCGGTGGCCTGGTCCGCGAGCACGACCAGCTGGTTGTCCTGGACCTGTGCGAACCCGCCTTCGATAGTGAGCTTCGTGTCGCCGCCGCTCGCCTTGCTCAGCGTCAGTTCGCCGGACCCCAGCTCGACCATCATCGGCGCGTGCAGGGCGAGCACCCCCATTTGTCCGTCGTGGGCGGGCAGCACGACCGAAGAAACGTCTTCGTCGAAAACCTGGGCTTCGGGCGTGACGACGGTGCAATGGAACGGGCCGGGCATGGAGGTCTCCTTTAGATCGCGGAGTTTAACAACCCGATTCAGGCCGGTCAGACCGGCGTGGCCAAGTGGCTTCGCAAGAACTGCCCCGTGTGCGACGCGTCAACCTCAGCCACCTGCTCGGGCGTGCCTTGGGCGACGAGATGGCCCCCACGGTCCCCGCCCTCGGGCCCGAGATCGATGATCCAGTCGCTGCACTTGATCACGTCCAGGTTGTGCTCGATGAGCACGATCGTGTTGCCGCCGACGTCGGTATAGCCGTCCTGGGCGCTGCGGTTGCCCTCGTCGCACAGCCGGTTGAGCACGCCGACGAGTTTGCGGACGTCTTCAAAGTGAAGCCCCGTGGTTGGCTCGTCGAGGATGTACAGCGTCCGTCCCGTAGACCGTTTGCCGAGTTCGGTCGCCAGCTTCACGCGCTGCGCTTCGCCACCCGAAAGCGTCGTGCTGGGCTGGCCGAGTTGCACGTAGCTGAGCCCGACGTCGTTGAGCGCGGTGAGCATCCGCGTCACGTCTCCGAACGCCTCAAAGAAGCCGAGCGCTTCCTCGATGGTCATCTCCAGCACGTCCGCGATGTTCTTGCCCCGGTACGTGATCTCCAGCGTTTCGCGGTTGTACCGCCGGCCCTTGCACACGTCACACTCCACGAACACGTCCGGGAGGAAGTGCATCTCGATCTTCTTGGTGCCCTGGCCTTGGCACGCCTCGCACCGCCCGCCTTTGACGTTGAACGAGAACCGCCCGGGCTTGTACCCCCGGATCTTTGCCTCCTTGGTCTTCGTGAACAGGTCACGGATCAGGTCGAACAGGCCCGTGTACGTCGCGGGGTTGCTCCGCGGCGTCCGGCCGATCGGCGACTGGTCCACCTCGATGATGCGGTCGATATTGCCCACGCCCAGCAGCTTGTCGTGGGCCCCGGGCTTGATCCGCGAGCCGAGGAGTTTGCGTTTCGCCGCCTTGAGCAAGACCTGATTCACCAGCGTCGACTTGCCCGAACCCGACACGCCGGTCACCGTCACGATCCCGCCCAGCGGGATGTCCACGTCGAGTTCGTTGAGGTTGTTCTGGCGGGCACCGACGATCCGCAGCGGCTTGTCGTGGTCGAGCGGCCGGCGGTGGTCGGGCACGTGCACTTCTTCGTCGCCGCGCAAGAACTTGGCGGTCAGCGAGTCCGGGTCGAGGATCACGTCGCCGGTCGGGCCGTGGGCAATGACGGTGCCGCCGTGCTTGCCCGGGCCCGGGCCGATGTCCACGAGATAATCCGCGGCGCGGATCGTGTACTCGTCGTGCTCGACGACAATCACGGTGTTACCGATGTCGGTCAGATGTCGCAGGGTGCGGATCAGACGCTCATTGTCGCGTTGGTGCAGCCCGATGGTTGGCTCATCGAGCACGTAACAGCACCCCACGAGCCCCGACCCGACCTGCGTCGCCAGCCGGATGCGTTGCGCCTCGCCGCCCGACAGCGTGCCCGTGTTCCGCGAGAGGTTGAGGTAGCCGAGCCCGACGCTAAGCATGAAGCCCAGCCGCGCTCGCACCTCTTTCAGGATCGGCGCCGCGATCTGCTGGCCTTCCTGGCTCAACTCCAGAGCATCAAAGAAATGTGCCGCCTGCTCGATGGTCATCTGCGTGACGTCGCTGAGGTTCAGCAGCCGCACTTTCGCGTTGCGCCCACCGTTCTCGAAGTCCGTGAGCTTCTTGCCCAGCCCGTCGTCCACGGCGTCCTTGGGCACTTCGAGGAAGACGTGCAGGGCCTCCTCTCGCAGCCGAGCCCCGTGGCACGTCGGGCACGGCTTGGCGGTGAGATACGCCGCCAACTTATGCTTGACCCACTCGCTGTCCGTGCTCTCGAAGCGGTATTCGAGGTTCGGCAGCACGCCGTCGAACGAGACGCCGAACTCCTTTTCGTCCCGCGCGTTCGTGCCTTCGAGCAGAATGCGCTGAATGCGCTTGGTCAGCTTTTTGAACGGCGTGCTCGCGCGGATGCCGAAGTCCTTGCAGAACCGTCGCGTCAGGCGGTTGTAGTACCGCTTCATCATCGTGCCCGTCACGCCCCACGCCTCGATCGCCCCCTCTTCTAGCGACAACTCCCGGTTCGGCACGACCAGCTCCGGATCGAACTCCTGCCGGATGCCCAGCCCCGCACACGTCGGGCACGCGCCGTACGGCGAATTGAACGAAAACAGTCGCGGCTCCAAGTCCTCCAAAGAACACTCGGGGTGCAACGCACACGCATAGTTCTCGCTGAACAGGTGGTCGGCCCATCCGTCTTCGGCTTTGTCGTCCGCCACCGCCAAAACCACTAACCCATCCGCCAGCTTCAGCGACAGCTCGATCGAATCCGCGACCCTTGCCCGCAATTCGTCGACCTCGCCGTCCCCCCCAGAAGCTCCTTCCTGAGGCCGCACGACGATGCGGTCGACCACCGCTTCGACCGTGTGCCGCTGGTACCGCTCGGTCTTCGTCTTCCACGGGCTGCCCGCCTTCGTCTGCGACACCTCTCGGAGGTCCAGTAGTTCTCCGTCGGCCCGCGCCCGCACGAACCCCTGCCGGCCCATCGCCTCAAAAACCTCCTTGTGGTGCCCCTTCTTCCCCCGCACCATCGGCGCGAGGATCATCAGCTTTGTCCCCTCCGGCAGCCCCATCACGTGGTCCACGATCTGCGTCGCGGATTGGGCTTCAATGACTTGCCCGCAACGCTTGCCCGAATCCTCTTCGTGCCAGCACCGCGGTGTCCCGACGCGAGCAAACAGCAAACGCAGGTAGTCGTAGATCTCCGTCGTCGTCGCGACCGTCGATCGCGGGTTGTGCGAACTGCCGCGCTGCTCGATCGCGATCGTCGGCGGCAGACCTTCGATGCTCTCCACATCGGGCTTTTGCAACTGATCGAGGAACTGCCGAGCGTAGGCC harbors:
- the uvrA gene encoding excinuclease ABC subunit UvrA, which codes for MALTHIRVRGAKEHNLKDLDLDIPRDQLVVVTGLSGSGKSTLAFDTIYAEGQRKYMESLSAYARQFLDQLQKPDVESIEGLPPTIAIEQRGSSHNPRSTVATTTEIYDYLRLLFARVGTPRCWHEEDSGKRCGQVIEAQSATQIVDHVMGLPEGTKLMILAPMVRGKKGHHKEVFEAMGRQGFVRARADGELLDLREVSQTKAGSPWKTKTERYQRHTVEAVVDRIVVRPQEGASGGDGEVDELRARVADSIELSLKLADGLVVLAVADDKAEDGWADHLFSENYACALHPECSLEDLEPRLFSFNSPYGACPTCAGLGIRQEFDPELVVPNRELSLEEGAIEAWGVTGTMMKRYYNRLTRRFCKDFGIRASTPFKKLTKRIQRILLEGTNARDEKEFGVSFDGVLPNLEYRFESTDSEWVKHKLAAYLTAKPCPTCHGARLREEALHVFLEVPKDAVDDGLGKKLTDFENGGRNAKVRLLNLSDVTQMTIEQAAHFFDALELSQEGQQIAAPILKEVRARLGFMLSVGLGYLNLSRNTGTLSGGEAQRIRLATQVGSGLVGCCYVLDEPTIGLHQRDNERLIRTLRHLTDIGNTVIVVEHDEYTIRAADYLVDIGPGPGKHGGTVIAHGPTGDVILDPDSLTAKFLRGDEEVHVPDHRRPLDHDKPLRIVGARQNNLNELDVDIPLGGIVTVTGVSGSGKSTLVNQVLLKAAKRKLLGSRIKPGAHDKLLGVGNIDRIIEVDQSPIGRTPRSNPATYTGLFDLIRDLFTKTKEAKIRGYKPGRFSFNVKGGRCEACQGQGTKKIEMHFLPDVFVECDVCKGRRYNRETLEITYRGKNIADVLEMTIEEALGFFEAFGDVTRMLTALNDVGLSYVQLGQPSTTLSGGEAQRVKLATELGKRSTGRTLYILDEPTTGLHFEDVRKLVGVLNRLCDEGNRSAQDGYTDVGGNTIVLIEHNLDVIKCSDWIIDLGPEGGDRGGHLVAQGTPEQVAEVDASHTGQFLRSHLATPV
- the atpC gene encoding ATP synthase F1 subunit epsilon, whose amino-acid sequence is MPGPFHCTVVTPEAQVFDEDVSSVVLPAHDGQMGVLALHAPMMVELGSGELTLSKASGGDTKLTIEGGFAQVQDNQLVVLADQATGDGATAE